A stretch of DNA from Methanogenium sp. S4BF:
GCGTGCCCTTGTGGCGCTGCGCCGGTTTCTGGTGTCGGGTGAGTCTTCTGAAGGGCCGTCAGAACCAAAATCTTAATACTTCTCACTGCGACGTATAAAGAACTGAATAGTACGAGGGTTAGAGCAATTATGGCACGTTTTCCAGAAGCAGAGGCACGCCTCCTTGATAAAAAAATTTGCATGCGTTGCAATGCACGCAATGCACCGCGGGCAACGATGTGCCGCAAGTGTGGATATCAGAATCTCCGTCCGAAAAACAAGGAACGTAAAGGATAATATTTTTCGGGGAATTTTGCCTGCAAAACCCCGTTTAAGGTCTGGTCACGCCGTATAGTATGTGACCTTTTTTCCTTTTTCGCTGTATTCTCCCTGAAATGTTTCGATGTTACGTTTGTAGCCGATTCTGTCAGTGACGCCGAGATTCCTGAGTACCTCGCGGATACGCATGACGTCCTCTTCATCTTCCCAGTCTCCGGTATAGACGTAGGTGACCATCCGCTCGTCCCATGACTCCGGGTTCTGTTTTGCTGTTGATACCTTGGCTGATATGCCAAGTTCTCCTGCTGCGGTTGCATCCCGAATTTTCCTCCAGAGTTCATCTGTCTGGTCGGGATCCAGAAATATCAGCCATTTGCCTGCTTTTTCGGTATCCGCACATCCGGGGTCGTACCCGGGTGCATCAATAAGAATCCAGAAGATCTTTGTGGTCTTAGTAGGGATAACGCCCTCTCCTTCAATGAAGAGCCGATAGATGGCATCGGGCGACCCGTATTCATCGGTCAGTGCATCGGCAAGGAATGGATAGTCAGCGGAAAATGATGCAAAAATATCGGTGAGTTCCGGTGAGAAGTCAGTGTTGGTTTCAACCAGTTCAAACAGGGATTTTCCCTGTTTGCGAAGCTCTTTGTTCAGGAAAACCTCAAAGAGCCCGTAGGCAACGTCTGCGAGTGCCTCCCCGTCGGTGTCCATGGTATTCGATTTTAACGCGGTATCATTTATACCACTCGATTTAATTATGCGGAAAAAAAAGTCAGGGGAGGTTTTCAATGACAAGCTCTGCAGCACGTCTTCCGGAAAGGAGCATCCCGCCGAAGATGGGCCCCATGCGGGTCTCTCCTGCAACAGCATTTGCCGCCATGCCGGCGACGATGAGGCCGGGGAATACTTCTTTGGTGTGTTCGAGAATATTTGTCTCGGCTCGGTCTGCCCACATGAATCCTTCTCCTGCAATGGGCAGATCTCCTCCCTTGTTCCGTACCTGGTGGGCGACCGTTGCATCGTGGCCGGTGGCATCGATGGTATATTTTGCCCGGAGGGTAAGGGGATCGATATGGAGGTGTGCCATCTCGACTGCGGTCCAGTTGATGACAAGGCCCGAGACGCGTCCGTCCCCTTTGACAACGACATCTTCAACCATGGTGACATTGAAGAATTCGGCACCGGCGTCACAGGCTGCAGCGGTTAAGTGGGAAACCGCCTCGACCGACGATGCGACATAGTAGTTCTCCTGATATTCTTTGTAGGTAATGCCGAATTTATCGAGAATAGGGCGGGCCTCTTCCTGAACTACAATTCGGGGGAACATCATGCCGCCACCCCACATGCCGCCGCCGACAGAGAGCTTCTTTTCGATGACTCCGGTCTTTATTCCCGCCTCAGCAAGGTATGCTGCAGCAGTTAGTCCTGACGGCCCGGCACCGACTACTGCGCATTCAAGGTCGAGGTAATTCATCATGACAGAATGCTGTTCTTCGAGAATCGCCCGGCTGATTGTTACTTCATCGAGTTCTTTTCGTCCCATGTGTGTTTATTATTCGATGTACGGCTATATGAATCGGGTGACACGATGGGGGTGAATGGTGATTGTCACACTGAATAGCTATATCCGATCGGCGATGAAACAATAAAGGTTATGAAATGGAAGAGAGACTGGGGGCTGACCCGCCGTGTCTTTATGACCTGGGCATTGCTCCTGTTAGTGTACCTGTTCTTCCTCGGGTTCCTCAACTGGGTTCTTCCGAATTCATTCGGGATGCTGCTTGGATTCGTTGTTGTATTTGGATTAATACAGTACTTCTTCTCCGCAAAGCTTGTCCTGATGAGCACCCACGCACGGGTGGTGGGGGAGGACGAATATCCTGAACTTCATCAGATGATAGGCAAACTCTGTCAGGAGGCAGACCTTCCGATGCCAAAGATTGCAGTGATGCCGTCGCCGGTGCCGAATGCCTTTGCAACCGGACGAAACCCCAAGAATGCAGTAGTGGCAGTCACAGACTCCATCATGCGGACGCTGAACCGGGAAGAGCTTGAGGCGGTGCTTGCCCATGAACTCTCACACGTGAAGAACCGTGACATTCTCACGATGACGGTGGCATCTTTCATTGCGATGCTTGCGTCTTTGATCATGCAGAATGCATTGTTCTACTCGATATTTGACAACCGGAACAGCAATGGCGCATGGATTATTGCATGGATTGTCTCCATTGCGGTCTGGCTGATTGCAACGATTCTCATGATGAGCCTCTCGCGCTATCGTGAATATGCAGCAGATCGTGGCAGCGCCTATATCACCGGAAACCCGGCGGCACTCCGGTCTGCGCTCACAAAGATCAGCGGCAGAATGGATCAGGTGCCTGCAAAGAAGAAAGAGGAGATCTCCGGTGCAAATATGTTCTATATTCTTCCGGCTCTCTCCGGAAAGAGTTTCATGGAGCTCTTTGCTACCCATCCGCCGTTTGAAAAACGCCTCGCGGCACTCGAGAAGATCGAGCAGGAGATGAAGGGTTTCTCCTGACCTTCGTCTTTTCAGATAATATATCTTTAATACGAATCAGAGACAACGTTATCGGGCACAAGGGTTGCCTGTGCGCACCGATGGTCTAGTGGCATGACTTTGGCCTTCCAAGCCAATAGCCCGGGTTCAATTCCCGGTCGGTGCATCATTTTCCCGGTTCTAATTCTTTGATAATTCTAAGTATCTCATTGCATTCCTCTGTTTTCAATATTAATGTACAGTGATTTCGGTGTCTTTTTCTGTATAGAGATGAAATCCAGATTCCATGCAGAAGCAGGTGTGTATGGGTATTGTCTGCCTGTGTGTGCTCGGTGCGATCGCGTGTGCCGGATGC
This window harbors:
- a CDS encoding putative phosphothreonine lyase domain-containg protein, producing the protein MDTDGEALADVAYGLFEVFLNKELRKQGKSLFELVETNTDFSPELTDIFASFSADYPFLADALTDEYGSPDAIYRLFIEGEGVIPTKTTKIFWILIDAPGYDPGCADTEKAGKWLIFLDPDQTDELWRKIRDATAAGELGISAKVSTAKQNPESWDERMVTYVYTGDWEDEEDVMRIREVLRNLGVTDRIGYKRNIETFQGEYSEKGKKVTYYTA
- a CDS encoding sulfide-dependent adenosine diphosphate thiazole synthase, with product MGRKELDEVTISRAILEEQHSVMMNYLDLECAVVGAGPSGLTAAAYLAEAGIKTGVIEKKLSVGGGMWGGGMMFPRIVVQEEARPILDKFGITYKEYQENYYVASSVEAVSHLTAAACDAGAEFFNVTMVEDVVVKGDGRVSGLVINWTAVEMAHLHIDPLTLRAKYTIDATGHDATVAHQVRNKGGDLPIAGEGFMWADRAETNILEHTKEVFPGLIVAGMAANAVAGETRMGPIFGGMLLSGRRAAELVIENLP
- a CDS encoding 50S ribosomal protein L40e, whose translation is MARFPEAEARLLDKKICMRCNARNAPRATMCRKCGYQNLRPKNKERKG
- the htpX gene encoding zinc metalloprotease HtpX yields the protein MKWKRDWGLTRRVFMTWALLLLVYLFFLGFLNWVLPNSFGMLLGFVVVFGLIQYFFSAKLVLMSTHARVVGEDEYPELHQMIGKLCQEADLPMPKIAVMPSPVPNAFATGRNPKNAVVAVTDSIMRTLNREELEAVLAHELSHVKNRDILTMTVASFIAMLASLIMQNALFYSIFDNRNSNGAWIIAWIVSIAVWLIATILMMSLSRYREYAADRGSAYITGNPAALRSALTKISGRMDQVPAKKKEEISGANMFYILPALSGKSFMELFATHPPFEKRLAALEKIEQEMKGFS